In Leptolyngbya sp. SIO1E4, one DNA window encodes the following:
- a CDS encoding folate-binding protein YgfZ — MGTPLHDQQIANGAVFAPNDSAVPTTFGNDEAAWAAATDGVALCDRSHWGRLRISDADRLRFLHNQTTNQFEQLQPGQGCDTVFVTSTARTLDLVTAYAEDDTVLLLASPGQASVLSEWMDRYIFFSDKVRITDETAATVAFTLLGPDSAALLARLGVEIPPNAAYGSHQAISLQGIPVFLAVGGGLALPGFTLIAPVESGADLWQCLTAAEAVPLGEQVWQQLRITQGRPMPGVELTEDYNPLEAALWQAISFEKGCYIGQETIARLNTYKGVKQQLWGLSLSAPVEPGTPITLEDSKVGVLTSCAKMPTGIRGLGYIRTKAGGEGLTVTVGEATAEVVEIPFATRGYLAESEGERVDG; from the coding sequence ATGGGCACCCCCTTACACGACCAACAAATTGCAAATGGCGCTGTGTTTGCTCCAAATGACTCAGCGGTGCCTACCACCTTTGGTAACGATGAAGCGGCCTGGGCAGCCGCCACCGATGGGGTGGCCTTGTGCGATCGCTCCCATTGGGGCCGCCTGCGCATCTCCGATGCTGATCGCCTGCGGTTTCTCCATAACCAAACCACCAACCAGTTTGAGCAACTCCAGCCGGGTCAAGGCTGTGACACGGTCTTTGTCACCTCCACTGCCCGCACCCTCGACCTGGTCACCGCCTATGCAGAAGACGACACCGTTTTGCTCTTGGCTTCACCGGGGCAGGCATCTGTGCTAAGCGAGTGGATGGACCGCTACATTTTCTTCTCGGACAAAGTGCGCATCACCGATGAAACTGCAGCAACGGTTGCCTTTACCCTGTTAGGCCCAGACAGCGCAGCGCTGCTTGCCCGTCTGGGGGTTGAAATACCCCCCAATGCCGCCTATGGCAGCCATCAGGCCATTTCTCTGCAGGGTATCCCCGTCTTTCTAGCTGTTGGCGGTGGTTTAGCACTGCCGGGCTTTACCCTGATTGCACCGGTGGAATCTGGAGCAGACCTTTGGCAATGCCTGACGGCGGCAGAGGCGGTTCCTTTAGGCGAACAGGTGTGGCAACAGCTCCGCATCACACAGGGGCGTCCGATGCCTGGGGTAGAACTCACGGAAGACTACAACCCCCTGGAAGCTGCCCTCTGGCAGGCCATCTCCTTTGAGAAAGGCTGCTACATTGGTCAGGAAACGATCGCCCGTCTCAATACCTATAAGGGCGTTAAGCAACAGCTCTGGGGGCTGTCTCTCAGTGCGCCTGTAGAACCGGGGACGCCCATTACCCTAGAGGACAGTAAGGTGGGTGTCCTTACCAGCTGTGCCAAAATGCCGACAGGCATCCGTGGGCTCGGTTACATTCGCACCAAGGCCGGAGGCGAAGGGTTAACGGTAACAGTTGGGGAGGCCACGGCTGAGGTGGTCGAGATTCCATTTGCGACACGGGGATATTTGGCCGAGTCGGAGGGTGAAAGAGTAGATGGGTAA